In a single window of the Candidatus Poribacteria bacterium genome:
- a CDS encoding NAD(P)-dependent oxidoreductase, which yields MKVLILGGNGYLGPHVVKALEPYYTLRVTDINDIETKHESMHIDVGSLDQVLRAAEGMDAILNCSVLRHDRQLAFDVSTRGCYNTMRAAVEHGIRRVINTGPHFTIQGDDYTTYDYEINPDVPPHTSTGLYPLTKGLGQEICKVFTEHYDIYVLCYLFLSFREHEDSAEGTDLNPFSVSWRDAGEAFRLGLEIDLEDLPSRCEIFNIFADLPHQQFSNVKTKRILGFAPQDNFERMWHKTE from the coding sequence ATGAAAGTTCTTATTTTAGGGGGTAACGGGTATCTTGGACCGCATGTCGTCAAGGCGTTGGAGCCTTACTATACTTTGCGCGTCACAGACATCAACGACATTGAAACGAAGCATGAATCGATGCACATCGATGTCGGTTCACTGGATCAGGTTCTGCGAGCAGCTGAAGGGATGGACGCGATTCTCAATTGCTCCGTCCTACGACACGATCGGCAGCTGGCTTTCGATGTGAGCACGCGTGGATGTTACAATACGATGCGCGCCGCTGTCGAACATGGTATCCGTCGCGTTATTAACACGGGACCCCATTTCACTATCCAAGGCGATGACTATACCACCTACGATTACGAGATTAATCCGGATGTTCCACCACACACAAGCACCGGACTCTATCCGTTGACTAAGGGGTTAGGACAGGAAATCTGTAAAGTCTTCACTGAACATTACGACATCTATGTTCTCTGTTATCTGTTCCTTAGTTTCCGGGAACACGAAGATTCAGCGGAAGGCACCGATCTCAATCCGTTTTCTGTCAGTTGGCGGGATGCAGGAGAAGCCTTCCGACTGGGTTTAGAGATTGATTTGGAAGATCTCCCGTCACGCTGCGAGATTTTCAATATCTTCGCAGATTTACCGCATCAGCAGTTCTCGAATGTCAAAACAAAACGCATCTTAGGTTTTGCCCCCCAAGATAATTTTGAGCGAATGTGGCATAAAACGGAATAG